In Hominilimicola fabiformis, the following proteins share a genomic window:
- the gnpA gene encoding 1,3-beta-galactosyl-N-acetylhexosamine phosphorylase: protein MGKTKGGFTLPGESGYEKLTLEMAEKWGADVIRDSDGTELSPEIINAGYGIYSTICIIRDHNEWAKQNTDKLQQSFLMTNPVVAESDSVKIDLMKDFFNEQFKINESDESKAYWQVFDRTTNEEVKDWTYENGVVTVNGVTPWHKYTVNFLAYRIWEEISMYNHTTNNWDKEHLMQIDPRYPETQQYMLDWMKNWCETHPATTVVRFTSMFYNFVWIWGSNERNRDLFSDWASYDFTVSPLALKEFEKKYGYALTSEDFINKGELHATHMTCDKKKLDWMEFINDFVVDFGKKLVDLVHTYGKKAYVFYDDSWVGVEPWGKRFKDFGFDGLIKCVFNGFEARLCAGVDVVETHEIRLHPYLFPVGLGGAPTFMEGGNPTLEAKGYWKNVRRALLRAPIDRIGLGGYLSLTLPFPDFNDYIEKIADEFREIKEFHKAGKPYVLKPRVAVLTFWGSLRSWTCAGHYHEHPELDLINIIEALSGMPFDVEFISFDDLKNKGLDNYDVVINAGFAGSAWSGGEQWKDEKVVSLLTEWVNNGGAFIGVNEPSATDGYDTFFRMSHVLGVSEDTGARICHGKYSFDVENNGAVVDGTVLAGKNKVYLVDGETKVLAADGDMPTVTTHKFGKGTGVYMSSFKHGEVNNRTLLNLILTAAGESTDQKYLTDNVNTECCYYPEGKQLVVINNADTEQTATVKTDAGDKTVTLSAFDTQIVQL, encoded by the coding sequence ATGGGTAAGACTAAAGGCGGTTTCACACTTCCGGGTGAAAGCGGTTATGAAAAGCTAACACTTGAAATGGCTGAAAAATGGGGTGCAGACGTAATCAGAGATTCTGACGGTACGGAATTGTCACCTGAAATTATAAATGCGGGTTACGGAATTTATTCTACAATTTGTATTATTCGTGACCATAACGAGTGGGCAAAGCAAAACACAGATAAATTACAGCAGTCATTCCTTATGACAAATCCTGTTGTTGCGGAAAGCGACAGTGTTAAGATTGACCTTATGAAGGACTTCTTTAACGAACAGTTCAAGATTAACGAGTCTGACGAATCAAAGGCATATTGGCAGGTATTCGACAGAACTACAAATGAAGAAGTTAAGGATTGGACATATGAAAACGGCGTTGTTACGGTAAATGGTGTAACACCTTGGCATAAGTACACAGTAAACTTCCTTGCATACAGAATTTGGGAAGAAATTTCAATGTACAATCATACAACAAATAATTGGGACAAGGAACATCTAATGCAGATTGATCCGAGATACCCTGAAACACAGCAATATATGCTTGATTGGATGAAGAACTGGTGCGAAACACACCCTGCAACAACAGTTGTTCGTTTCACATCAATGTTCTATAACTTCGTATGGATTTGGGGTTCAAACGAGAGAAACAGAGATTTATTCTCAGATTGGGCGTCATATGACTTTACGGTTTCTCCGCTTGCTCTAAAGGAATTTGAAAAGAAGTACGGTTATGCACTTACTTCAGAGGACTTCATCAATAAGGGCGAACTTCACGCTACACATATGACTTGTGACAAGAAAAAGCTTGATTGGATGGAATTCATCAATGATTTTGTTGTTGACTTCGGTAAAAAGCTTGTTGACCTTGTACATACATACGGTAAAAAGGCTTATGTATTCTATGATGACAGCTGGGTAGGTGTTGAGCCTTGGGGCAAAAGATTTAAGGACTTCGGCTTTGACGGCCTTATCAAGTGCGTATTCAACGGCTTTGAGGCAAGACTTTGTGCAGGCGTTGACGTAGTTGAAACTCACGAAATCAGACTTCACCCATATTTGTTCCCTGTAGGTCTTGGCGGTGCTCCTACATTTATGGAGGGCGGTAATCCTACACTTGAAGCAAAGGGATATTGGAAGAACGTAAGACGTGCACTTCTTCGTGCACCTATCGACAGAATCGGTCTTGGCGGTTACCTTTCATTGACATTGCCGTTCCCTGATTTCAACGACTATATCGAAAAGATTGCAGACGAATTCAGAGAAATAAAGGAATTCCATAAGGCAGGTAAGCCATACGTTTTAAAACCGAGAGTTGCCGTTCTTACATTCTGGGGCAGTCTGCGTTCATGGACTTGTGCAGGTCACTATCACGAACACCCTGAACTTGATCTTATAAATATTATCGAGGCTCTTTCAGGTATGCCGTTTGACGTTGAGTTTATCAGCTTTGACGACCTAAAGAATAAGGGACTTGACAATTACGACGTTGTTATTAATGCCGGATTTGCAGGAAGCGCATGGTCAGGCGGAGAACAATGGAAAGACGAAAAGGTTGTTTCACTTCTTACAGAGTGGGTAAACAACGGCGGTGCATTCATCGGTGTAAACGAACCGTCTGCAACAGATGGTTACGATACATTCTTCCGTATGTCACACGTTCTTGGCGTAAGCGAAGATACAGGTGCAAGAATTTGTCACGGTAAGTATTCGTTTGACGTTGAAAACAACGGTGCGGTTGTAGACGGCACGGTTCTTGCAGGTAAAAACAAGGTTTATCTTGTTGACGGCGAAACAAAGGTGCTTGCAGCTGACGGAGATATGCCGACAGTTACAACTCATAAGTTCGGTAAAGGTACCGGTGTTTATATGTCAAGCTTTAAGCATGGCGAAGTTAATAACAGAACACTTCTTAACCTTATTCTTACTGCCGCAGGCGAAAGCACAGACCAAAAGTATTTGACAGATAACGTAAATACAGAGTGCTGCTATTATCCTGAAGGCAAACAGCTTGTTGTTATCAATAATGCGGATACAGAACAAACTGCAACAGTTAAGACTGACGCAGGTGATAAGACTGTAACACTTAGTGCATTTGATACACAGATAGTACAGCTGTAA
- a CDS encoding MATE family efflux transporter gives MDKNNQLETAPIGKLVFKLAIPTVMAQLVNLLYNIVDRIYVGRIPEIGSLSLAGLGVTFPIILLVSAFAMLAGMGGASRAAVSMGEKDNDKAEKILGNCTMLLIIFSVVLAVVFMLTKNQILMKFGASEATLPYASDYISIYLVGTIFVQIALGLNLFITNQGFAKTSMMTVCIGAVLNIVLDPIFIYVFGMGVKGAALATIISQGVSCLWVLKFLTGKKTILKIRLKNLVLDGKIVTSVLSLGVSPFIMQATECLIQLTFNNGMLKYGNDLYVALMSILFSLTQLIWMPLNGFSQGAQPVIGYNYGAKRFDRVKKAFKLQFTVSICFSLFAVALVEVFPTAFLKMFTNDQELIDIGINSTRLFLAGMSVMGAQCACQQTFLALGEAKISMFLACLRKIILLFPLALILPNIANMGVWGLLLAEPVSDVVAASCTTIMFTIRSRKILKQ, from the coding sequence ATGGATAAAAATAATCAGCTTGAAACCGCACCGATAGGAAAACTTGTGTTTAAGCTTGCGATACCGACTGTTATGGCACAGCTTGTAAACTTGCTTTATAACATAGTTGACAGAATTTATGTCGGACGAATACCGGAGATAGGCTCACTTTCGCTTGCAGGCTTGGGTGTTACGTTTCCTATAATATTGCTTGTTTCGGCATTTGCAATGCTTGCAGGTATGGGCGGTGCGTCAAGAGCGGCGGTAAGCATGGGAGAAAAAGACAACGACAAAGCAGAGAAAATACTCGGCAACTGTACAATGCTGCTTATAATATTTTCGGTAGTGCTGGCGGTTGTGTTTATGCTTACGAAAAATCAGATATTGATGAAATTCGGCGCAAGTGAGGCAACTTTGCCGTATGCGTCGGATTATATAAGCATATATCTTGTCGGTACGATATTTGTACAGATTGCGTTGGGACTGAATTTGTTTATAACAAATCAAGGCTTTGCAAAAACAAGTATGATGACCGTTTGCATAGGTGCGGTGCTGAATATTGTGCTTGACCCGATTTTTATATATGTGTTCGGAATGGGCGTAAAGGGTGCGGCGCTTGCAACGATAATTTCGCAAGGTGTATCGTGTTTGTGGGTGCTGAAATTTTTGACGGGTAAAAAGACCATTTTGAAAATCAGACTTAAAAATCTTGTTTTGGACGGAAAAATCGTTACTTCGGTTTTGTCGCTCGGTGTGTCACCGTTTATAATGCAGGCAACGGAATGTTTAATTCAGCTTACATTCAACAACGGTATGCTTAAATACGGAAATGACCTGTATGTTGCACTGATGTCGATACTGTTCAGCTTGACACAGCTTATATGGATGCCGCTTAACGGTTTTTCGCAAGGCGCACAGCCTGTTATCGGATATAATTACGGTGCAAAGCGTTTTGACAGAGTGAAAAAAGCGTTTAAACTTCAATTTACGGTAAGTATATGTTTCTCTCTTTTTGCGGTTGCGCTTGTCGAAGTGTTCCCAACGGCGTTTTTGAAGATGTTCACAAATGACCAAGAGCTTATAGATATAGGTATAAACTCAACTCGTCTTTTCCTTGCAGGTATGTCTGTGATGGGTGCACAGTGTGCGTGTCAGCAGACGTTTTTGGCATTGGGCGAGGCGAAAATATCAATGTTTCTTGCGTGCCTTAGAAAAATTATACTTCTGTTTCCGCTGGCACTTATACTTCCGAATATCGCAAATATGGGAGTGTGGGGATTGCTTTTGGCGGAGCCGGTAAGTGATGTCGTTGCGGCAAGCTGTACAACGATAATGTTTACAATAAGAAGCAGAAAAATATTAAAACAATAA
- a CDS encoding glycoside hydrolase family 53 protein, which translates to MKKILMVIAAVAVLQTVAYAQSVDFSGDVTGGKSVEVTNLENGYYDLTAVCKNTSEEGVSYLYGVSDGYTAASTVLPVSADGVKVTVRGIEVENGKCTIGVGTDGNGVIEVSDVDLVKTDKQNGFIQGGDMTEVDYIESLGGEYKDSDGKKVDPFEFLSQNGMNMARIRLSNTPGKGTGDGVYYLPSGFQDEEDCLKLAKRAKDAGMGIQFTFNYSDYWSNGSRQIIPSEWVKQIKDELGYDVKNADFLNSMTSEQREEIQDKLAEIVYNYTYDIMSKLKAQGTVPEYVSLGNEIRGGMLFPFGNTYDASMNRDRFELVFGDDKNADEDIKCPKDWEGLVKFINAGYDAVKAVSEDSKVIIHLDDGSKSNKFTYFFDELDKLGAKYDVIGASYYPAWTDNNAETCKEFCNEISKKYDKDIMIMETGFNWNETRKDGYAGQLKDSDVYKDIYPPTMTGHKNFMAELFNELKSVDDNRCLGVLYWDPCMIHVEDKDNKNASLSGWAVKESDDKTDVNVVENTTLFDFDGKAIPSVDVYKHSSSSKEEVNIQTTSDEKNVKTRIENNTDSTKKVSVIVIGYDENNVINGVQNVSKEVNANTAEIVSVNLLQGKCAVYVWNGSRLIKK; encoded by the coding sequence ATGAAAAAGATATTAATGGTTATAGCGGCGGTTGCTGTTTTACAGACTGTGGCATATGCACAAAGCGTTGATTTCAGCGGTGACGTTACGGGCGGTAAAAGCGTTGAAGTAACTAATCTTGAAAACGGATATTATGACCTTACGGCAGTATGTAAAAATACTTCGGAGGAGGGTGTGTCGTATTTGTACGGAGTGTCGGACGGATACACTGCGGCAAGTACGGTTTTACCTGTTTCGGCTGACGGTGTTAAGGTTACCGTAAGAGGAATTGAAGTTGAAAACGGTAAATGCACAATCGGCGTTGGTACTGACGGAAACGGAGTGATTGAAGTATCGGACGTTGACCTTGTTAAGACGGACAAGCAAAACGGCTTTATACAAGGAGGCGATATGACGGAAGTTGATTATATCGAAAGCCTTGGCGGTGAATATAAAGACAGTGACGGAAAAAAGGTTGACCCGTTTGAATTTTTGTCACAGAACGGTATGAATATGGCGAGAATACGTCTTAGCAATACGCCGGGCAAGGGTACAGGTGACGGCGTGTATTATCTTCCGAGCGGTTTTCAGGATGAGGAGGATTGTCTGAAGCTTGCCAAACGTGCAAAGGACGCAGGTATGGGAATACAGTTCACGTTTAATTATTCCGATTATTGGTCGAACGGCTCAAGACAGATTATTCCGTCCGAATGGGTTAAGCAGATCAAAGACGAGCTTGGCTATGACGTTAAGAATGCGGACTTTCTAAACTCAATGACAAGTGAACAAAGAGAGGAAATTCAAGATAAACTTGCGGAAATAGTATACAACTATACATATGATATTATGTCAAAGTTAAAGGCACAGGGGACTGTTCCGGAATATGTTTCGCTTGGCAATGAAATTCGCGGCGGAATGTTGTTTCCGTTCGGCAATACATATGATGCAAGTATGAACAGAGATAGATTTGAACTTGTGTTCGGTGACGATAAAAACGCAGATGAAGATATAAAATGCCCAAAAGATTGGGAAGGTCTTGTTAAGTTTATCAATGCAGGATATGACGCGGTAAAGGCGGTGTCGGAGGACTCAAAGGTTATAATTCACCTTGACGACGGTTCAAAGTCAAACAAATTCACATATTTCTTTGATGAACTTGACAAACTCGGTGCAAAGTATGACGTAATCGGTGCGTCATATTATCCTGCTTGGACGGACAACAATGCGGAAACCTGTAAGGAATTTTGTAATGAAATTTCAAAGAAGTACGACAAAGACATTATGATTATGGAAACAGGTTTTAATTGGAACGAAACAAGAAAAGACGGTTATGCGGGACAGTTAAAGGATTCAGATGTGTATAAGGACATTTATCCGCCGACAATGACAGGACATAAAAATTTTATGGCAGAACTTTTCAACGAATTAAAAAGCGTTGACGATAACAGATGTCTGGGCGTGCTTTATTGGGACCCTTGTATGATTCACGTTGAAGATAAAGATAATAAAAATGCGTCTTTGTCGGGTTGGGCTGTAAAGGAAAGTGACGATAAGACAGACGTTAACGTTGTCGAAAACACAACACTTTTCGATTTTGACGGAAAAGCTATTCCGTCGGTTGACGTATATAAACATTCTTCAAGCAGTAAGGAAGAAGTCAATATCCAAACTACAAGTGATGAAAAGAATGTCAAAACACGAATTGAAAACAATACCGACAGTACGAAAAAGGTAAGTGTTATTGTAATCGGTTATGACGAAAACAATGTCATAAACGGTGTACAAAACGTGTCAAAAGAAGTAAACGCAAATACGGCAGAGATCGTTTCGGTAAATCTGCTGCAAGGTAAATGTGCGGTTTATGTGTGGAACGGCAGCCGATTAATTAAAAAATAA
- a CDS encoding ABC transporter permease gives MKKGKKLKERDKKGFKYYLKRDWQLYVLLFFPLAFAIVFKFLPLLGLSVAFLNYDVVGGFERAKFIGFDAFKEIFKMKDFYIALRNTIVLNGLDLIIGFPAPIILAILLNEIRNKYFKRISQTVLYLPHFLSWVIIAGIFYQLLSPSTGFVNVLIMRHGGESIPFLTEKWHWLVSYCLIGVWQSMGWGTIIYLAAITGINADLYEAATVDGAGRWRKIWNITLPCIRSTIVVMLIMSLGRILGISFERPYTLDNPLVRDFSDVISTFVYRVGLQSHRYNIATAVGLFQSVVGLIFVFASDKFAKLMGEDGII, from the coding sequence ATGAAAAAGGGTAAAAAGTTAAAAGAGAGAGATAAAAAAGGCTTTAAATACTATCTGAAAAGGGACTGGCAGTTGTATGTACTGTTGTTCTTTCCGTTGGCATTTGCGATAGTCTTTAAGTTTTTACCGCTTTTGGGGTTGTCGGTAGCGTTTCTTAATTATGACGTTGTCGGCGGTTTTGAGAGGGCGAAATTCATAGGTTTTGACGCGTTTAAGGAAATCTTCAAAATGAAAGATTTTTACATAGCACTTCGTAATACTATCGTGCTTAACGGTCTTGATCTTATAATCGGTTTTCCGGCTCCGATAATTTTGGCGATATTATTAAATGAAATACGCAACAAGTATTTCAAGCGTATCAGCCAAACGGTTTTATATTTACCGCATTTTCTTTCGTGGGTAATTATTGCAGGTATATTCTATCAGCTTTTGTCACCGTCTACGGGATTTGTGAACGTACTTATAATGCGTCACGGCGGTGAAAGCATACCGTTCCTGACGGAAAAATGGCATTGGCTTGTGTCGTACTGTTTAATCGGCGTATGGCAGAGTATGGGTTGGGGTACGATTATATATCTTGCCGCAATCACAGGTATTAACGCTGACCTTTACGAAGCGGCAACGGTTGACGGTGCAGGCAGATGGAGAAAAATATGGAATATAACACTTCCTTGTATTCGTTCGACGATCGTTGTAATGCTGATAATGAGTTTGGGAAGAATTTTGGGTATATCGTTTGAACGTCCGTATACATTGGATAATCCGCTTGTAAGAGATTTCTCGGACGTTATTTCGACATTCGTTTATCGTGTCGGCTTGCAGTCGCACAGATATAACATCGCAACGGCGGTTGGTTTGTTCCAGTCGGTGGTAGGACTTATCTTCGTATTTGCATCGGATAAGTTTGCAAAACTTATGGGAGAGGACGGTATAATATAA
- a CDS encoding carbohydrate ABC transporter permease yields the protein MKRKATDVLADVFIYVFMAVLSLLCLIPFIHVLSVSISGNGAVMSNQVFLIPKDVNLDAYKTVFGDATMMRSLWFTVFVTVAFTALGMFLTICGAFALSRKRLKGRKVIGVIFLITMYFTAGTIPDYILMSQLHLINTAAVLILPLAFSAYNLIILRTFMQNSVPQSLEEAAAIDGCNDFIVLVRIVLPLSVPVLATLALFYAVGRWNTFQDALYFITKSPLKPLQLKLYELVNAAGSNSSVSQEVAGESMQAEEVLKSACIMFATIPIVIVYPFIQKYFVKGVMIGAVKE from the coding sequence ATGAAAAGAAAAGCTACTGATGTTTTGGCAGATGTGTTTATATATGTGTTTATGGCTGTACTTTCGCTTTTGTGTCTTATACCGTTTATACACGTTCTTTCGGTTTCAATCAGCGGTAACGGTGCGGTAATGTCAAATCAAGTGTTCCTTATTCCTAAGGACGTCAATCTTGACGCATATAAGACGGTTTTCGGTGATGCGACAATGATGCGTTCATTGTGGTTTACGGTGTTTGTGACGGTTGCGTTTACGGCACTCGGTATGTTCCTTACAATATGCGGTGCGTTTGCACTGTCAAGAAAACGTCTGAAGGGCAGAAAAGTTATAGGTGTAATATTTCTTATAACAATGTACTTCACTGCCGGAACAATTCCCGATTACATACTTATGAGCCAGTTGCACCTTATAAATACGGCGGCGGTTTTGATACTTCCGCTTGCATTTTCGGCATATAATCTGATAATACTTCGTACATTTATGCAAAACAGTGTACCGCAAAGCTTGGAGGAGGCTGCTGCGATTGACGGCTGTAACGACTTTATTGTACTGGTTAGAATTGTATTGCCGTTGTCGGTGCCTGTTTTGGCGACACTTGCACTGTTCTATGCGGTAGGTCGTTGGAATACATTCCAAGACGCACTTTACTTTATAACAAAGTCACCGCTTAAACCGTTGCAGTTAAAGTTGTATGAGCTTGTTAATGCGGCAGGTTCAAATTCATCGGTTTCGCAGGAAGTCGCAGGGGAGAGTATGCAGGCTGAGGAAGTTTTGAAATCGGCTTGTATTATGTTTGCAACTATTCCTATCGTAATTGTTTATCCTTTTATACAAAAGTATTTTGTTAAAGGTGTTATGATAGGTGCAGTAAAAGAATAA
- a CDS encoding extracellular solute-binding protein: MNLKKVLCAALSTVTAVSLLASCGGKGKMQMDKAELTGPKAYDEQIELKIPVYDRGMQGQADVDNNYWTDYVQKNFGDKYNIKMTFVPVTRKEDVTVFNELLAAGEEPDILFSYDYPTMISYYSRGAFQPIDEDVLKTYAPTFYEKTKDLEEYTKVDDQRYFLAATRPLAYNWVTLIRTDWLEKAGLSMPTNQEEYVNALKKFKELKLGGENTIPATESLYNAYFPNYEYREYPLSEEDNAMYSDITVASLTYDATKQKLKYMNQLYNDGLISPEWYLDKDGNQKQADFVSGKAGVFGFYLSQNPPVLQTLLQNCPDAKVAVLDAGAGYPEGTKPAGRADWPFGMVSGISVDCEHPEAVLMYFEWLAQDENLFVMQNGIENVTYKVEDEIPVLIDDYTGEERLNYNSNKDMWCLVTEGKDYGSDEKNLAVQKKTYAPAGFEDLIQQSYDGYQKTKEYKYTDFLFDRAIDSLSQYAETLKSKWEVIQVDLINCKPEEFDAKYEAACKEYLDAGYQAVLDEKEQAYADMKK; this comes from the coding sequence ATGAATTTAAAGAAAGTATTGTGTGCTGCATTAAGCACAGTGACTGCGGTATCTTTGCTTGCGTCATGCGGCGGTAAGGGTAAAATGCAGATGGATAAAGCGGAGCTTACAGGCCCGAAAGCCTATGATGAGCAAATTGAGCTTAAAATACCTGTATATGACAGAGGTATGCAGGGACAGGCAGATGTAGACAATAACTATTGGACGGATTATGTTCAAAAGAATTTCGGTGACAAGTACAATATCAAAATGACATTTGTACCTGTTACGCGTAAGGAAGATGTAACGGTATTTAATGAATTGCTTGCGGCAGGCGAAGAACCAGATATTCTTTTCAGCTATGACTATCCGACAATGATTTCATATTATTCAAGAGGAGCGTTCCAGCCGATTGATGAGGACGTGTTAAAGACATACGCACCGACATTCTATGAAAAGACAAAGGATTTGGAGGAATATACAAAGGTTGACGACCAAAGATATTTCCTTGCGGCAACTCGTCCGTTGGCTTATAACTGGGTAACCCTTATCCGTACAGACTGGCTTGAAAAAGCAGGACTTTCAATGCCGACAAATCAAGAGGAATATGTAAATGCACTAAAGAAGTTTAAGGAATTAAAGCTTGGCGGCGAAAATACAATCCCTGCAACGGAGAGCCTTTACAACGCATATTTCCCGAACTATGAATACAGAGAATATCCGCTTTCGGAAGAAGATAACGCGATGTATTCGGATATTACCGTTGCATCGCTTACATATGACGCAACAAAGCAGAAGTTAAAGTATATGAATCAGCTTTATAACGACGGACTTATCAGTCCTGAATGGTACCTTGACAAGGACGGTAACCAAAAGCAAGCTGATTTTGTATCGGGTAAAGCAGGTGTGTTCGGTTTCTATTTGTCACAAAATCCTCCTGTACTTCAAACATTATTGCAAAATTGCCCTGACGCAAAAGTTGCAGTGCTTGACGCAGGTGCAGGTTATCCGGAGGGCACAAAGCCTGCCGGCAGAGCAGATTGGCCGTTTGGTATGGTAAGCGGTATCAGTGTTGACTGTGAACACCCTGAGGCAGTGCTAATGTATTTTGAGTGGCTTGCACAAGATGAAAACTTGTTCGTAATGCAAAACGGTATCGAAAACGTTACATATAAAGTTGAGGACGAAATTCCTGTACTTATTGACGATTACACAGGTGAAGAAAGATTGAACTACAATTCAAATAAAGATATGTGGTGCCTTGTAACAGAGGGTAAGGACTACGGCAGTGACGAGAAAAACCTTGCCGTACAAAAGAAAACATACGCACCGGCGGGATTTGAGGACTTAATTCAACAGTCATATGACGGTTATCAAAAGACTAAGGAATATAAGTATACAGATTTCTTGTTCGACAGAGCAATCGACAGCCTTTCACAGTATGCCGAAACTTTAAAGAGTAAGTGGGAAGTTATTCAGGTTGATTTGATTAACTGTAAGCCTGAAGAATTTGACGCGAAGTATGAGGCTGCTTGCAAGGAATACCTTGACGCAGGTTATCAAGCTGTTCTTGACGAAAAAGAACAGGCTTATGCCGATATGAAAAAATAA
- a CDS encoding class I SAM-dependent methyltransferase codes for MNKKTVSKVNLFFGGLVSRMEENKDFFNDITINLKSGTKNFPAKILYTDDITLDYQAVKRNVEKDGLWDIIAEELLKYDEAQIIYSERGAKIVIDANDKKVNMRHEDVTKEINKTSVVQTGREYVVNPALAKDLLEEIGILAKNGKIKNDKIRKYNQIDYFVELMQGVLKEIGDRDEYVIFDAACGKSYLSFVMNFYLKEILKKKCHFIGVDYSETVIEASKRMAKNLGYNNMEFIKADLTEYTPPIRPDIVVSLHACDTATDMALALGIRAKSRAIVSVPCCHKDILKQYSYEPFEAITKHGILKARLADTLTDGLRAAYLESVGYKVSMIEYISPLETPKNIMIRAVYTGKKNEKSKQDFENLKEMLNVKPAIERFCRKGEI; via the coding sequence ATGAATAAGAAAACTGTTTCAAAAGTAAATTTGTTTTTTGGCGGACTTGTTTCGAGAATGGAAGAAAACAAAGATTTTTTTAATGATATTACTATTAATTTAAAGTCGGGAACTAAGAATTTCCCTGCAAAAATATTGTATACGGACGATATAACTCTTGATTATCAAGCGGTTAAACGCAATGTGGAAAAAGACGGTTTGTGGGATATAATCGCGGAAGAATTGCTTAAATATGACGAGGCGCAGATAATTTACAGCGAACGCGGTGCGAAGATTGTAATTGACGCAAACGATAAAAAAGTCAATATGCGTCACGAGGATGTTACGAAAGAGATAAATAAGACGAGCGTTGTGCAGACGGGCAGAGAGTATGTCGTAAATCCCGCACTTGCGAAAGATTTGCTTGAAGAAATAGGCATACTTGCCAAGAACGGCAAGATTAAAAATGATAAAATCCGTAAGTATAATCAGATAGATTATTTTGTTGAATTAATGCAGGGTGTACTTAAAGAAATCGGTGACAGGGACGAATATGTTATTTTTGACGCGGCTTGCGGTAAAAGTTATTTGTCGTTCGTTATGAATTTCTATTTGAAAGAAATACTTAAAAAGAAGTGTCATTTTATCGGTGTTGATTATTCCGAAACGGTAATTGAAGCGTCAAAGCGAATGGCTAAAAATCTCGGATACAACAATATGGAGTTCATCAAAGCCGACCTTACGGAGTATACACCGCCTATAAGACCCGATATAGTCGTGTCGCTCCACGCTTGCGATACCGCAACGGATATGGCACTTGCACTTGGTATAAGAGCAAAGTCGAGAGCGATTGTGTCTGTTCCTTGTTGTCATAAGGATATTTTGAAGCAATATTCGTATGAACCTTTTGAGGCGATAACAAAGCACGGCATTTTAAAAGCCAGACTTGCCGATACATTGACGGACGGACTTCGTGCGGCATATCTTGAAAGTGTCGGATATAAGGTTAGTATGATTGAGTATATATCACCGCTTGAAACGCCTAAAAATATTATGATTCGTGCGGTGTATACAGGCAAGAAAAACGAAAAGTCAAAACAGGATTTTGAAAATCTGAAAGAAATGCTGAATGTTAAACCTGCTATTGAAAGATTTTGTCGAAAGGGTGAAATATAA
- a CDS encoding NUDIX hydrolase has translation MNFEEKTVSSEEIYDGKIIKVRKEKVELPDGRLATRELIGHPGGVGIIAVDGDGKVFMVTQYRIAAKSEMLEIPAGKMEYGEDPLECGARELIEETGYKAEEFTHLGEYYATPGYCEEKLNIFLARKLTFVGQNLDDGEFLNVSKYSLDELYQMVMDNKIYDAKTAVAILKAKAILG, from the coding sequence ATGAATTTTGAAGAAAAAACAGTGTCAAGCGAAGAAATTTATGACGGTAAAATCATAAAGGTGCGTAAGGAAAAAGTCGAACTTCCCGACGGACGTTTGGCAACGCGTGAACTTATCGGTCACCCGGGCGGTGTCGGAATTATTGCGGTTGACGGGGATGGTAAGGTGTTTATGGTTACGCAGTACAGAATTGCCGCTAAGTCGGAAATGCTTGAAATCCCGGCCGGCAAAATGGAGTACGGCGAAGATCCTTTGGAATGTGGTGCAAGGGAGCTTATTGAGGAAACGGGATACAAGGCGGAGGAATTTACACATCTCGGCGAATATTACGCAACACCGGGATATTGTGAAGAAAAACTTAATATTTTTCTTGCAAGAAAACTTACTTTTGTTGGTCAAAACCTTGACGACGGCGAATTTTTGAATGTGTCAAAATACAGCCTTGACGAACTTTATCAAATGGTAATGGATAATAAAATTTACGACGCAAAAACCGCTGTTGCAATACTTAAAGCAAAAGCAATATTGGGATAA
- a CDS encoding PadR family transcriptional regulator — MKINKELMKGSTSILILTLLKSEDMYGYQITQELERRSDSTFEMKEGTLYPMLHALEKEGAVESYWYDTDEGRRRKYYKLTDTGKEMLESKQKEWNVFKKAMNSIIGEECYE; from the coding sequence ATGAAAATCAATAAAGAACTTATGAAAGGCAGTACATCAATATTGATATTGACTCTTTTAAAAAGTGAAGATATGTACGGCTATCAAATCACGCAGGAACTGGAAAGGCGTTCGGACAGCACATTTGAAATGAAAGAGGGGACTTTATATCCTATGTTGCACGCACTTGAAAAGGAAGGTGCGGTTGAGTCGTATTGGTACGATACAGATGAGGGACGCAGGCGAAAGTATTATAAACTTACTGATACAGGCAAAGAAATGCTTGAAAGCAAGCAAAAAGAATGGAATGTGTTTAAGAAAGCTATGAACAGTATTATAGGAGAAGAATGTTATGAGTGA